The Plectropomus leopardus isolate mb chromosome 7, YSFRI_Pleo_2.0, whole genome shotgun sequence genome window below encodes:
- the ubr5 gene encoding E3 ubiquitin-protein ligase UBR5 isoform X5 — protein MTSIHFVVHPLPGTEDQLNDRLREVSEKLNKYSYNSHPHLSLLEQATLKQCVVGPNHAGFLLEDGRVCRISFAVQPDRLELSKPDGSDGSKLSSGSGTGRSSRPGRTSDPPWFLSGSDTLGRLAGNTLGSRWSSGVNGGSGGGGSGGGAGGGGAGGGSSGGGGGGGGGGGGGTSGRSSTAARDSRRQTRVIRTGRDRGSGLLGSQPQPVIPASVIPEELITQAQVVLQGKSRSVIIRELQRTNLDVNLAVNNLLSRDDEDGDDGDDTASESYLPGEDLMSLLDADIHSAHPSVIIDADAMFSEDISYFGYPSFRRSSLSRLGSSRVLLLPLERDSELLRERESVLRLRERRWLDGASFDTERGSTSREGEPSLDKKSIPVQSPVSLGEELQWWPDKDGVKFVGIGAMFSELVAVSSKGELYQWKWSEPEPYRNAQNPSIHHPRVSFLGLANEKITLLSANSIRATVATETNKVATWVDDTLSTVASKLEHSAQAFPELQGERMVSLHCCALYTCAQLENSLYWWGVVPFSQRKKMLEKARAKNKKPKSSAGISSIPNITVGTQVCLRNNPLYHAGAVAFSVSAGIPKVGVLLESVWNMNDSCRFQLRSPESLKNMEKTTKTQEIKTESKPELVKTEMGPPPSPASTCSDTSSIASSASLPYKRRRSTPAPKEEEKVNEEQWPLREVVFVEDVKNVPVGKVLKVDGAYVAVKFPGTSSSMSNQSTAAPTDSDPSSLLQDCRLLRIDELQVVKTGGTPKVPDCFQRTPKKLCIPEKAEILAVNVDSKGVHAVLKTGNWVRYCIFDLATGKAEQENNFPTSNLAFLGQSERNVAIFTAGQESPIILRDGNGTIYPMAKDCMGGIRDPDWLDLPPINSLGMGVHSLANLPSNSTIKKKAAIIIMAVEKQTLMQHVLRCDYEACRQYLVNLEQAFLLDQGSQALGALLDHRCDGNRNILHAAVSVCFPVSNKETKEEEEAERSERNTFAERLSAVEAIANAISVVSSNSSGNRTGSSSSRGLRLREMMRRSLRAAGLGRHESGPSSSDHQDPVSPPIAPPSWVPDPPPMDPDGDIDFILAPAVGSLTTASTGTSQGPSTSTIPGPSTEPSVVESKDRKANAHLILKLMCDSVVLRPHLRELLSAKDARGMTPFMLAVSGRAYPAAITVLEAAQKMAKVGDQGIAEKEDADSVFMEMICPSGTNPDDSPLYVLCCNDTCSFTWTGAEHINQDIFECRTCGLLESLCCCTECARVCHKGHDCKLKRTSPTAYCDCWEKCKCKTLIAGQKAARLDLLYRLLTTTNLVTTPNSRGEHILLFLVQTVARQSVEHCQYRPPRIREDRNRKAANAEDSDMPDHDLEPPRFAQLALERVLQDWNALKSMIMFGSQENKDPLSASSRIAHLLPEEQVYLNQQSGTIRLDCFTHCLIVKCAPDITFIDTLLGTLVKELQNKYTPGRREEAVNVTRRFLRSVARVFVILSVEMASSKKKNNFIPQPIGKCRRVFQALLPYAVEELCNVAESLIVPVRMGIARPTAPFTLASTSIDAVQGSEELFSVEPLPPRPSPDQSSSSNQTAASYIIRNPQPRRSSQSQPVRGRDEEQDDIVSADVEEVEVVEGVAGEEDHHDDQEEQGEENAEAEGQHDEHDEDGSDMELDLLAAAETESDSESNHSNQDNASGRRSVVTAATAGSEAGASSVPAFFSEDDSQSNDSSDSDSSSSQSDDVDQETFLLDEPLERTTSASHANSAAQAPRSMQWAVRNTPSQRATGSAPSSSSTPAASSTGLIYIDPTNLRRSSAISSSAAAAAAALEASNSSSYLTSASSLARAYSIVIRQISDLMSLIPKYNHLVYSQYPAAVKLTYQDAVNLQNYVEEKLIPTWNWMVSIMDSTEAQLRYGSALSSAGDPGHPSHPLHASQHSARRERMTAREEASLRTLEGRRRAATLLTARQGMMSARGDFLNYALSLMRSHNDEHSDVLPVLDVCSLKHVAYVFQALIYWIKAMNQQTTLDTPQLDRKRNREILELGLDNEDSEHENDEDTNQSSTLQDKDEDPVPAETGQNHPFFRRSDSMTFLGCIPPNPFDVPLAEAIPLADQPHLLQPNARKEDLFGRPSQGLYSSSYMATKGLAEASMDRNCLEILPTKMSYSANLKNVMSMETGPRSTENQALAEQELEAAKPGPSPHDLAAQLKSSLLAEIGLTESDGPPLPSFRPHCSFMGMMISHDMLLGRWRLSLELFGRVFMEDVGAEPGSILTELGGFEVKESKFRREMEKLRNLQSRDLALEVDRDRDQLIQQTMRQLNTHFGRRCTTTPMAVHRVKVTFKDEPGEGSGVARSFYTAIALALLSNDKLPNLDCVQSVSKGMQASSTCHHDYNSNLMQRLRNRDRERERRSGGLRAGSRRDRDRDSRRQLSIDTRPFRPSSEGNPSDEPDPLPAHRQALGERLYPRVHAMQPAFASKITGMLLELSPAQLLLLLASEDSLRARVEEAMELLIAHGRENGADSILDLGLLEAPEKAQQQENRKRHGSTRSVVDMELDDPDDGDDNAPLFYQPGKRGFYSPRPGKNTEARLNCFRNIGRILGLCLLQNELCPITLNRHVIKVLLGRKVNWHDFAFFDPVMYESLRQLIRHSQAGEADAVFAAMDLAFAIDLCKEEGAGQVELLSGGVNMPVTPLNVYEYVRKYAEHRMLVVAEQPLHAMRKGLLDVLPKNALEDLTAEDFRLLVNGCGEVNVQMLISFTSFNDESGENADKLLQFKRWFWSIVEKMSMTERQDLVYFWTSSPSLPASEEGFQPMPSITIRPPDDQHLPTANTCISRLYVPLYSSKQILKQKLLLAIKTKNFGFV, from the exons GCTCCGGGAAGTCTCAGAGAAACTCAACAAATACAGCTACAACAG TCATCCACACCTTAGTCTGCTGGAGCAGGCTACCCTAAAACAGTGTGTTGTTGGTCCAAACCATGCCGGGTTTCTCCTTGAG GATGGACGCGTGTGCAGAATCAGCTTTGCTGTCCAGCCTGATCGCCTGGAGCTCAGCAAACCGGATGGCAGCGATGG TTCAAAGTTGAGCAGTGGTTCAGGGACAGGAAGGAGCTCCAGGCCAGGCAGGACTAGTGATCCGCCCTGGTTCCTGTCTGGCTCTGACACACTGGGCAGACTGGCAGGCAACACCCTTGG GAGTCGCTGGAGCTCTGGTGTGAATGGAGGCAGTGGAGGAGGTggaagtggaggaggagcagggggaggcGGAGCTGGAGGCGGCAGcagcggaggaggagggggcggcggtggaggaggaggcggaggtaCGTCGGGCAGGTCGTCAACAGCAGCTCGCGATTCCCGCCGGCAGACCAGGGTGATCCGCACAGGGAGGGATCGCGGCTCGGGCCTGCTGGGGAGCCAGCCTCAGCCAGTCATTCCAGCTTCTGTCATCCCAGAGGAGCTTATTACTCAG GCCCAGGTAGTCCTTCAGGGGAAGTCCAGGAGTGTGATCATTAGAGAACTCCAGAGGACCAACCTGGATGTCAACCTCGCCGTTAACAACCTGCTGAGCCGGGATGACGAGGATGGAGATGATGGAGACGACACAGCCAGCGAGTCTTACCTCCCTGGAG AGGACCTGATGTCCCTGTTGGATGCAGACATTCATTCAGCTCATCCCAGTGTGATAATTGACGCTGATGCCATGTTTTCTGAGGACATCAGCTACTTTGGCTACCCCTCTTTTAGACGCTCCTCACTGTCTCGTCTGGGATCTTCCAGAG TTCTCCTTCTCCCCTTAGAGCGCGACTCAGAGCTGTTGCGTGAGCGTGAGTCTGTATTGAGGTTACGCGAGCGCCGGTGGCTGGATGGGGCCTCATTCGACACAGAGCGAGGCTCCACCAGCCGCGAGGGCGAGCCCAGCCTGGACAAGAAGAGCATCCCGGTCCAAAGCCCTGTCTCTTTGGGAGAGGAGCTCCAGTGGTGGCCTGATAAG GATGGAGTGAAGTTTGTGGGCATTGGAGCCATGTTCTCAGAGCTGGTGGCTGTCAGCTCCAAAGGAGAGCTCTATCAGTGGAAGTGGAGCGAACCTGAACCCTATAGGAATGCACAG AATCCTTCCATTCATCACCCCCGTGTATCCTTCCTGGGCCTGGCCAATGAGAAGATCACCTTATTGTCTGCCAATAGCATTAGAGCCACTGTAGCTACAGAGACcaacaag GTGGCAACCTGGGTGGACGACACACTAAGCACAGTGGCCTCTAAGCTGGAGCACAGCGCTCAGGCTTTCCCTGAGCTGCAGGGGGAACGTATGGTGTCACTGCACTGCTGTGCGCTCTACACGTGTGCACAGCTGGAGAATAGCCTCTACTGGTG GGGTGTTGTGCCTTTTAGTCAACGCAAGAAAATGCTTGAAAAGGCCAGAGCCAAGAACAAAAAGCCAAAGTCCAGCGCTGGCATCTCCTCGATACCAAACATCACCGTGGGAACACAG GTGTGCTTGAGGAATAACCCCCTCTACCATGCCGGTGCAGTGGCCTTTTCTGTCAGTGCTGGGATTCCCAAAGTGGGCGTCCTGTTGGAGTCTGTCTGGAACATGAACGACAGTTGCAGGTTCCAGCTGCGCTCACCAGAGAgcctcaaaaacatggaaaagaccACTAAGACCCAGGAAATCAA GACGGAAAGCAAGCCAGAGCTTGTGAAGACCGAGATGGGTCCTCCTCCCTCCCCAGCATCTACCTGCAGTGATACCTCTTCCATTGCTAGCAGTGCCTCACTGCCCTACA AGCGAAGGCGTTCTACTCCGGCTcccaaagaggaagagaaggtgAACGAGGAGCAGTGGCCTCTCAGGGAGGTGGTGTTTGTGGAGGACGTTAAAAATGTCCCAGTAGGAAAG GTGCTTAAAGTGGATGGAGCATATGTTGCCGTGAAGTTTCCAGGAACATCGAGCAGCATGAGCAACCAGAGCACTGCTGCTCCCACTGACTCAGACCCATCATCACTGCTACAGGACTGTAGGCTCCTCAGAATAGATGAACTGCAG GTGGTAAAAACTGGCGGGACTCCTAAAGTTCCTGATTGTTTCCAGCGCACACCTAAAAAGCTCTGTATTCCAGAAAAGGCAGAGATTCTGGCTGTAAATGTTGACTCCAAAG GAGTCCACGCAGTGCTGAAAACTGGTAACTGGGTAAGGTACTGTATCTTTGACCTGGCCACAGGCAAAGCTGAACAGGAGAATAACTTCCCCACTAGTAACTTGGCCTTCCTGGGCCAGAGTGAGCGCAATGTGGCCATCTTTACTGCAGGACAG gaatcTCCCATCATCCTTCGAGATGGAAATGGCACAATCTACCCTATGGCCAAAGACTGTATGGGTGGCATTCGAGATCCTGATTGGTTGGACCTGCCACCTATAAACAGCCTGGGAATGGGGGTGCACTCTCTGGCCAATCTCCCCTCCAACTccacaattaaaaagaaagctgctattattattatggctGTCGAG aaACAGACGCTGATGCAGCATGTGCTGCGTTGTGACTACGAAGCGTGTCGGCAGTACTTGGTGAACCTCGAACAGGCCTTCCTACTGGATCAGGGAAGCCAGGCACTCGGAGCACTTTTAGATCACCGCTGTGATGGAAATCGCAACATCCTCCatgctgctgtctctgtctgcttccCTGTTAGTAACAAGGAGACCAAAGAGGAGGAAG AAGCTGAAAGGTCGGAGAGAAACACTTTTGCAGAGCGTCTGTCTGCTGTGGAGGCAATCGCCAATGCCATCTCTGTGGTTTCAAGCAACAGTTCTGGGAACAGGACCggctcctccagcagcagagg GCTTCGTCTGAGGGAGATGATGCGGAGGTCTCTGAGAGCAGCAGGTCTCGGCCGTCATGAGTCTGGCCCATCATCCAGTGACCACCAGGACCCTGTGTCACCACCCATTGCCCCACCAAGTTGGGTCCCTGATCCCCCACCCATGGACCCTG ATGGTGACATTGACTTCATCCTAGCACCAGCTGTAGGTTCACTCACCACCGCCTCCACCGGGACCAGCCAGGGACCCAGCACCTCCACCATACCAG GACCATCCACTGAGCCATCTGTGGTTGAATCTAAAGACAGGAAGGCCAATGCCCACCTTATTCTAAAGCTGATGTGTGACAGTGTTGTTCTGAGGCCACACCTACGGGAGCTGCTCTCTGCCAA GGATGCCCGTGGAATGACCCCATTCATGCTGGCAGTCAGTGGGAGAGCCTACCCAGCAGCCATCACTGTGCTGGAGGCTGCTCAGAAAATGGCTAAAG TGGGTGACCAGGGCATTGCGGAGAAGGAGGATGCAGATTCTGTATTCATGGAAATGATTTGCCCCTCGGGGACCAACCCAGATGATTCGCCCCTCTATGTTCTCTGCTGTAACGACACCTGCAGTTTCACTTGGACTGGAGCTGAGCACATTAACCAG GACATCTTTGAATGTCGGACCTGCGGTTTGCTTGAgtccctctgctgctgcacagagtgTGCAAGGGTGTGTCACAAGGGACATGACTGCAA GTTGAAAAGGACCTCTCCCACAGCGTACTGTGACTGTTGGGAGAAATGCAAGTGTAAAACGCTGATTGCCGGCCAGAAGGCTGCTCGCCTGGATCTGCTGTACAGGCTACTGACAACCACTAACCTGGTCACAACACCAAACAGCAG GGGAGAGCATATATTACTGTTCCTGGTGCAGACTGTTGCTAGGCAGAGTGTTGAGCACTGTCAGTACAGACCGCCGCGCATCAGAGAAGACAGAAACCGCAAGGCTGCAAATGCAGAAG ACTCTGATATGCCAGACCATGACCTGGAACCTCCCCGCTTTGCTCAGCTGGCTCTGGAGAGGGTCCTGCAGGACTGGAATGCCCTCAAGTCTATGATCATGTTTGGCTCTCAGGAGAATAAAGACCC ACTTAGTGCCAGCAGCAGAATTGCTCACCTCCTGCCTGAAGAGCAGGTCTACTTGAATCAACAGAGTGGCACCATTCGCCTTGACTGTTTCACCCACTGCCTCATTGTCAAGTGTGCTCCTGACATCACT tTTATAGACACTTTATTGGGTACACTGGTAAAGGAGCTGCAGAACAAGTACACTCCTGGCCGGAGAGAGGAGGCGGTCAATGTCACCAGGAGGTTCCTACGCTCTGTCGCAAGAGTATTTGTCATCCTCAGCGTGGAGATGGCCTCGTCCAAGAAGAAAAA CAACTTCATCCCTCAGCCCATTGGGAAATGTCGACGGGTTTTCCAAGCTCTGCTGCCCTACGCTGTGGAGGAGCTGTGTAATGTAGCAGAGTCTCTCATTGTCCCGGTGCGAATGGGTATAGCAAGACCTACTGCTCCTTTCACTTTGGCCAGCACCAGTATCGATGCTGTTCAGGGCAGCGAGGAGCTCTTCTCTGTTGAACCGCTGCCCCCCAGACCTTCACCTGACCAGTCCAGCAG TTCCAACCAGACAGCTGCCTCTTATATCATCAGGAACCCCCAGCCTCGGCGCAGCAGCCAGTCTCAGCCtgtgagaggaagagatgagGAGCAGGATGACATCGTGTCAGCAGATGTGGAAGAG gTGGAAGTTGTAGAGGGAGTAGCTGGCGAGGAAGACCATCACGATGACCAGGAAGAACAGGGAGAGGAAAACGCTGAGGCAGAAGGGCAGCACGATGAGCACGACGAGGATG GAAGCGACATGGAGCTGGATCTGCTGGCAGCAGCCGAAACAGAGAGTGACAGCGAAAGCAACCACAGCAATCAGGATAATGCAAGCGGCCGCAGGAGTGTCGTCACAGCAGCCACCGCTGGCTCAGAAGCAG GTGCCAGCAGTGTCCCTGCCTTCTTTTCAGAGGACGACTCCCAGTCCAACGACTCCAGCgactctgacagcagcagcagtcagagcGACGACGTCGACCAGGAGACTTTCCTGTTGGACGAGCCGCTGGAAAGGACGACCAGCGCATCCCACGCCAACAGTGCGGCGCAGGCCCCTCGCTCCATGCAGTGGGCTGTGAGAAACACCCCCAGCCAGAGGGCCACTGGTAGCGCCCCCTCCAGTTCCTCAACACCTGCTG CGAGCTCCACAGGCCTGATATATATCGACCCCACAAACTTGCGTCGCTCCAGTGCTATCAGCTCCAGTGCTGCTGCGGCGGCGGCGGCTCTGGAGGCCAGCAACTCCAGCAGCTACCTGACATCAGCCAGCAGCCTGGCCCGGGCCTACAGCATCGTCATCAGGCAGATCTCAGACCTCATGAGTCTGATCCCCAAATACAACCATCTAGTCTACTCACAGTACCCTGCAGCTGTAAAACTCACCTACCAGGATGCCGTCAACCTGCAG AACTACGTTGAAGAAAAGCTGATTCCCACCTGGAACTGGATGGTGTCAATCATGGATTCCACCGAGGCTCAGTTGCGATACGGCTCAGCTCTGTCATCAGCCGGAGACCCGGGTCACCCCAGTCACCCGCTGCACGCCTCTCAGCACTCAGCTCGCAGGGAACGTATGACCGCTCGGGAGGAGGCCAGCCTCCGTACCCTTGAAGGACGCAG GAGAGCAGCTACCCTGCTGACAGCTCGCCAGGGCATGATGTCAGCGCGGGGCGACTTCCTGAACTACGCCTTATCTTTGATGCGCTCCCACAATGACGAGCACTCTGATGTGCTTCCTGTGCTGGACGTGTGCTCACTGAAACACGTGGCCTACGTTTTCCAGGCTCTTATCTATTGGATAAAGGCCATGAACCAGCAGACCACTTTAGACACCCCACAGTTGGACAGAAAGag GAATCGAGAGATTTTGGAGCTGGGTTTGGACAATGAGGATTCAGAACATGAGAATGATGAGGACACCAATCAAA GTTCAACTCTGCAGGATAAGGATGAGGACCCAGTCCCTGCTGAAACGGGTCAGAACCATCCCTTTTTCCGTCGCTCTGACTCAATGACCTTCCTGGGCTGCATCCCACCTAATCCCTTTGATGTTCCCCTGGCTGAGGCCATCCCACTGGCAGACCAGCCACACCTCCTGCAG CCTAATGCCAGGAAGGAGGATCTGTTCGGTCGTCCCTCTCAGGGCTTGTACTCGTCCTCCTACATGGCAACCAAAGGCCTGGCTGAGGCAAGCATGGACAGGAACTGCCTGGAG ATCCTGCCAACTAAGATGTCTTACTCAGCCAACCTGAAGAATGTGATGAGTATGGAAACTGGCCCGCGGAGCACTGAGAACCAGGCACTGGCCGAACAGGAGCTGGAGGCTGCAAAACCAGGCCCGTCACCACATGACCTCGCCGCCCAGCTGAAGAGCAGCCTGCTCGCTGAGATCGGCCTCACAGAGAGCGACGGCCCTCCTCTCCCATCATTCAG ACCTCACTGTAGTTTCATGGGGATGATGATCTCACATGACATGCTGCTAGGCCGCTGGCGTCTGTCACTGGAGCTCTTTGGTCGTGTCTTCATGGAGGATGTGGGAGCCGAGCCTGGATCG aTCCTCACGGAGCTGGGCGGCTTTGAAGTAAAGGAATCCAAGTTCCGTCGTGAGATGGAGAAGCTGAGGAACCTGCAGTCCCGTGACCTGGCCCTGGAGGTGGACCGGGACCGAGACCAGTTAATACAGCAGACAATGCGTCAGCTAAACACACACTTTGGAAGGCGCTGCACAACCACACCAATGGCTGTGCACCGGGTGAAGGTCACCTTCAAAGATGAGCCGGGCGAGGGCAGCGGCGTGGCCCGCAGCTTCTACACGGCCATCGCCCTGGCCCTCCTCTCCAACGATAAGCTGCCCAATCTGGACTGTGTTCAGAGTGTCAGCAAGGGCATGCAGGCCAGCAGTACGTGTCATCACGATTACAATTCAA ATCTAATGCAGCGCTTacgaaacagagacagagaaagagagaggagaagtggAGGGCTTCGAGCAGGATCTCGGAGAGACCGAGACAG AGACTCTAGGAGGCAGCTGTCTATAGACACCAGGCCTTTCAGGCCTTCATCAGAGGGAAACCCCAGTGATGAGCCCGACCCCCTGCCTGCGCACAGACAAGCTCTGGGTGAAAGGCTCTACCCACGCGTTCACGCCATGCAGCCG GCGTTTGCCAGTAAAATCACAGGCATGTTGCTGGAGCTGTCCCCTgcccagctgctgctgctgctggcgaGCGAGGATTCTCTCAGAGCCAGGGTAGAGGAGGCCATGGAGCTTCTCATTGCACATGGAAG GGAAAATGGTGCCGACAGTATATTGGACCTAGGTCTACTCGAGGCTCCAGAGAAAGCACAA CAACAGGAGAACCGCAAGCGTCATGGTTCAACCCGCAGCGTGGTTGACATGGAGCTGGACGACCCAGATGATGGAGACGACAACGCTCCGCTCTTCTACCAGCCCGGCAAACGAGGCTTCTACTCCCCTCGACCCGGCAAGAACACAGAGGCCAGGCTCAACTGCTTCCGTAACATTGGCAG AATACTGGGGTTATGTCTACTTCAGAATGAACTCTGTCCAATCACGTTGAATAGACATGTCATCAAAGTGCTGCTTGGGAGGAAG GTGAACTGGCACGACTTTGCGTTCTTCGACCCGGTCATGTATGAGAGCCTGCGGCAGCTGATCCGCCATTCTCAGGCTGGTGAAGCAGATGCAGTATTTGCTGCTATGGACTTGGCCTTCGCCATTGACCTCTGCAAAGAGGAAGGGGCTGGACAG GTGGAGCTTCTGTCTGGTGGGGTCAACATGCCAGTAACTCCTCTCAATGTGTACGAGTACGTGAGGAAGTACGCTGAGCACAGGATGCTGGTGGTAGCTGAGCAGCCTCTCCAT GCAATGAGGAAGGGACTGCTGGACGTGCTTCCTAAGAACGCCCTGGAGGACCTGACGGCTGAGGACTTCAGGCTGCTGGTAAATGGCTGTGGAGAAGTCAACGTCCAGATGCTCATTAGCTTCACCTCCTTCAACGATGAATCTG